A segment of the Leptolyngbya sp. NIES-3755 genome:
TTTACCCGTATTGGCGTACATTCACGGCAAAGGAATCATTCACCGCGACATCGCACCCGATAACATCATGCTGCGCGATCGAGATAAGCTGCCAGTGCTGATCGATTTCGGAGTCGTCAAAGAACTGGCAACTCGGATTCAGGCACAAGAAACGGTGAAGCAGCATACAACGGTTGGCAAGCTGGGATATGCCCCGACCGAACAGATGCAGACCGGAAGAGCTTATCCAAATAGCGATTTATATGCGTTGGCGGTCACAGCGGTAGTACTGCTCACTGGACGAGAACCGCAAGATTTGTTTGATGAAAATACAATGACTTGGCGTTGGCAACGATACGTCACCTTAGAGCCAACCTTTGCACAAGTCTTGAATCGGATGTTGAGCTATCGAGTCGGCGATCGCTTCCAATCCGCCACTGAAGTGATGCAGGTTCTTCAAACGCCTGCCACGATCGCGCCCCTTCCCGCAACGCCACCGCCAACCAATGCTCAACCGCCTCAGACGAATGTTTCTAGAGCAGATACAGTTGCGATCGGACATCAGAATCCTTCAACGGTCGCTCGAACGAATGTTCAACGTCCCAATGATCCTTCAGTTCCCTCTCGGAGTTCGCTGTGGGATGATCCTTGGGCTGTTTTCGCGATCGGTACGGGTTTAGTTCTACTGACAGGGTTAGGCGCTTGGACGATTACTCGTGCCTTGATGAATGCGAATCAACCGATCGCGTCTCCGACTCCCAGTCCAACCATTACTGCCTCTCCCAAACCAACTACAACTCCCACCACTCGCCCCTCTCCGAGTCCTTCGCCGACTCCTACCCCCGTTGTATTCAGTCAGCAATTAGATCTATCCAGTGGATCAGTGACTCGGAGTGGAACATTACGATCGAATGAAACTCTAGAGTTGATTGTTCCAGCAAATCAAGGACAACGCTTGAATACCAGTCTGGGCGGTGAAGGCGTTCTCTTGAGTGTGTTAGCGCCAAATCGTGATCCTGTTGATAATGCTGCAAATCGCGTTACCAATTGGTCGGGAGAACTTCCTTTCAATGGCAACTACACGATTCAACTCAGAACCGTTAAAGGCATTCCCAAGAGCGATTTCAAGCTAAATGTCGCGCTCCAAACTCCACCTTCGCCTTCTCCTACTCCTTCACCTTCGCCCTCTCCAACGAATCCAACGGTGAGCGAACAAGTCATCGGCATTCCTCAAGGTCAAACGGGTGTCCAGGTCAGTGGAACTGTCAATCCATCGATTATTCGTCGCTACATTATCAATGTTCGACCCGGTCAAACCTTATCTTTGGATCTCTCTCAAGGGGCAAGATTTACCTTAAGATATCCAGATGGTAGACCGGTCGAAGATGCAGCCAGCTTACAGAATTGGCAAGGGATTGTTCCGACGGGTGGCGGTTATCAGATTGATGTGACCAGCGATCGAGAAACCAGTTTTACACTAGGTGTTGATGCGAAATGATCGACAATGCACTTTTAATTACCGGAACCGATACTGATGCAGGTAAGACAGTATTGACGACTGCATTGATCGCGTATTGGCAAAAGTATTGTCATGCCCGTTCTCTCGGTGTGATGAAACCGTTGCAGACTGGAATGGGCGATCGAGAACTGTATCGTCAAATCTTCGATCTCGATCAAACGCCAGAGGAGTTAAATCCACTACATTTTGAAGCGCCATTGGCTCCTCCGATCGCGGCTGATCTTGAAGGTAAGCGCGTTCAGATGGAACCTGTTTGGAAGGCATTTGAAGCGTTGCGAAGTAAACGAGATTTTGTCATCGTTGAAGCGCTGGGTGGGCTGGGTTCGCCTGTGACTCATGAAACGACCGTGGCGGATTGGGCGTGGGATTGGCATTTACCAGCGGTGTTAGTTGTGCCTGTAAAGTTGGGTGCGATCGGGCAAGCGGTGGCGAATGTGGCACTGGCGCGACAATCGAAAGTTCATCTGCGTGGAATTGTGCTGAACTGTATTCGATCGAGTACCGATGAAGAAATCGAGAACTGGGCATCGGTTCGCTTGATTGAGAGAATCACTGGAGTTCCGGTACTTGGATTGATTCCCTACCTCAGCAATCCAACTGATGTCGAAAAACTGGCTCAAGTTGCTGCAAATTTGGAGTTAGAGAAGATGATTCCTACTATGCTTTAGAGTCCAACACCTAAACTGATTTGGATTGCTCGATCGACTTGTTGCATTGTTGCTGCACTTAGTTTGCCTAATCGTCTACTGAGTCTTTGTTTGTCGATCGAGCGAATTTGATTGAGCAGAGCAACCGAATCTCTCTGCAACCCTCCCTCTGGCGATTGAATCAGCACTTCTGTAGGGTAAAGAGTTGAATCAAAGTGAGAGGTGATCGCTGCAACGATCGTGATCGGACTATAACGATTTGCAGTGTCATTTTGCAAAACCAAGGCAGGACGAGTCTTTTTGATTTCTGAGCCTAAGCTTGGATCGAAGTTGACCAAGTAGATTTCGCCTCGTTGTGGATAAATTATGTCTTGTTCTGCCATGCTTCTTCTTCAAGGTCAAACCACTCTTCTGCAAGCTTCAAATCTCGTTCTGCCCGTCGAATGGCTCCTTCTTGCAGTTGTGTTCTAAGATTTGCTTTCATCTTCTCATGAATGTAGTGCTGTACAGCTTCACGAATGAATTCGCTTGGATCGCCCTGCTGATTCAATTGATTAATCAAATCGAGTGTTTCCTGAGAAAGCGTGATATTAAGTTGCTTGTTCATCTGAATTTCCGCGAATCAAGTACCACAATTGTAGCGGTCTTTAGCAGATTAACTGATTCGAGTAACTGTGTGACTTTGCCCAATCTCAAGGACTAAATCCGCAGTTTCTAAAATGGGCGGGACAAACAATTCTGGGTGCAGTGCTTTCCAGAAGTATTCGACAAACTGATCAATCTCTGCATCGCTCATTCCTGATTTACCTTGAGCAATCATTCGATGTTCTGCATCTTTGCGCCATTGTTTGCTCAATTGATAGTTTGGAACATAGAGAACGATCAATCGATCGAGCAATTTCCACAATGGCTGATAGTTCCGTAACTGTTCATTCATATCTTGTGCAAATTGTCGATCGTGCTGAGTAATAATCGGCGCAAGGTCAAACTGAGAAACGATTGGACGTGCTCCGACAAACCAGCCCTCAAATAGAACAATGTCAGCTTGATCGATCGCTTCAGGAATTGTTCGATCGCCTTCTCCATTGTGCAAAGACTTATCAAATCGAGGTAATGCGATCGGAAAGTTTCCCTGTCGAAATTGTGTCAGAACTTCAATTCCTAACTGTACATCGTGTGTTCCAGGGGGACCTCGACGAATCAAACGTGGATCACGATTTCTCAACGCAATCCGATCGACATATGACAGATACAGATCATCGATCGACCAGCTAATTGCACGATATCCAAGCTGCTTCAGAATGATGATTAATACTTGCGTTAAAGTCGTTTTTCCCGTTCCCTGACCACCCAAAAAGCCTTGAATTAAACAAAGATCAATCGATTTTCTCCAATCTGCAATCTGCATGGCTAACGGAAGCCAGAGATTCCAAATCGTTTCAATTCGAGGAGAGAAACTGAGTTCAGCACAACACTTTGCGATCGCATCATCACTTTCGTGGAACAATGCTAAACGGGCTTGAATCCGATCGTGAACATTGCTGGCATCAATTCCAAAGGTCGGATTTTGAAGTGCAAGCAATTCTAACTGAGATTGATTGTTCGATCGAATCAGTTCTTCCATAGATGTATTTTACGTGCCTTAGTTGAATTTACCAAGGCACGACAAGATTTAGACATTCGCGATCGCATCTTCAACGATCGCAATCTCCATCGGCTCTAATCGAACCTGTGCTGCCTTCACCGAATCCGCAATGCTCTCTGGTTTACTTGCACCCGGAATCGGCACAATACAGGGCGATTTCGACAGCATCCACGCCAGAATCAAGCTGTAGATTGATAGTTCTTTTTCAGCCGCTAAATCTGAAATTCCACTAAATTGTTTCAATTGGCTAACACGACCAGAACCACCCAAAGGACTCCAAGGCAAAAAGGTGATGCCCTCTGATTCGCAGTATTCGAGTACACCATCATACTCAGGATTGCGATGCCAAGGATTGTACTGGTTCTGCACCGAAACAATCTCAACCACATCACGTGCCCGTTTGAGTTGATCCAGACTGAAGTTAGAGACCCCAACATAGCGAACTAAGCCTTGGTTCTGAGCTTCTTTCGCAGGGGTCAGCGCATCTTCGATCGAGTAATTCGGATCAGGCGAGTGATACTGCCAAAGGTCGATCGGTTTATCTCCCCCTAATGCTTCAAAACTTTCGCGAATGGTTTGGCGCAGATGATCGGGATTGCCATTCTGTGTCCAAGCTCCATTCGGACGCATTAATCCACCTTTCGTTGCGATCATAACTTGGCTTTTATCACCAGAATATTGTTGAATCGCTTTATAAATCAATTTTTCATTATGGTGCTTATCTGATTCATCGCGGCAGTAAGCATCGGCAGTATCAATCAAAGTGACACCGAGTTCTAATGCTTTATGAATAGTTGCGATCGATTGATCCTCCGATGGACGATCGCGGAGCGACATTGGCATTCCACCTAGCCCGATCGGAAAGACCATCTCGCGTGTAATTCCAAGTTCTCTTAAATGGGACACTGACATTACTTTGTCCTGAGTTTCCATAGCAACACCTCTAAACTGATTCTCAGTAAAACGATATTTGCTACGTTCCTACGTCCTACTCAAGAAAGAGTTAAGAAAGTGTCAATGTTTACGTTCTAAAGTAGCAGTTCAAATTCGTTTTTTAAGGCGTGAATATTTGCAACCCGACTGACGAGTAGGCTGTCTTTGCCCGCATCCTGAAGGCGATCTTTCCAATGATGAACAAGGTCGGAATTCTTCATCCAAAAGCTCACCACGGTTCCGACTACTTCATCGAGATGCCACTGGTGTTGAGGGCTAACCGTTTCGACTGAATGAATCAGCGCATCTAGCGTACATTCAAAAGTTGAGACGTATTCGACTCCGCTGTATGGATTTTTCTCAAGAATGTTTTGTTGTTGATTGAAGAAAGACAAGATTGGAGAGACTCCAACAATATCAAAGGTATACATTAATACCATTTCTCCTCGAAGCTGGATTATTTTTGAACGTTATTCTAAAAAGAATGAATTCGATTTGAGAAGATTTGTTGAATAATCTTAATAACTCATGACTCTATTTTTAGGTATTGATTTTGGTACTTCGGGTGCACGAGCGATCGTCATCAATCCTCGGAGCGATCTTGTTGCTCAAGCAGCGATTGAAATGTCTCAGCATTGGGATCAGATGCTATGGAAATTACTCGAAGCTTTGTCGATCGAAGTGCGATCGCAGTTAACCAGAATCGCAATTAATGGGACTTCTTCAACGGTTTTATTGTGCGATCGCTCTGGTGTTCCAATCATTGAACCCTTAATGTACAACGATTCACGAGGCGCAACTGTATTAGACCAAATTAGATCGATCGCGCCAGAACAACATACCGTCATGAGTTCAACCTCAAGTCTTGCAAAGCTACTTTGGTGGCAATCTAACTGTCCGAACTTTGATCAAGCCCAATACTTTCTCCATCAAGCCGATTGGTTAGCCTTTCAACTGCACGGACAGCTTGGAATCAGTGACTATCACAATAGTTTAAAGCTCGGTTATGACGTGGAACGATTAGAGTATCCTGACTGGCTGCCACTTCGAGAATTATTACCGATCGTTGTAGAACCGGGAAGCTCGATCGCACGAATTCAAAACTCGATCGCTCAACGATTCCACATTCCATCTACTTGTGAAATTTGTGCTGGGACAACTGATAGCATTGCTGCTTTTATTGCAAGTCAAGCCAATGATAGCGGAGAAGCTGTCACGTCACTTGGGTCAACATTAGTCCTAAAGCTATTAAGTGATGTCCGCGTCGATCGAGCAGATTTTGGAATCTATAGTCATCGCTTCGGAAATCGTTGGCTTGTGGGCGGTGCATCGAATACAGGGGGTGCAGTGTTAAAGCACTTCTTTACCTCGAATGAACTACGAGAATTGAGCGATCGTATTTCATCGAATGAAAGTCCACTCGATTACTATCCATTGTTGCAATCCGGCGATCGCTTTCCAATCAATGATCCAACGCTTGCACCTCGATTAGAACCAAGACCAAGCGATCGAGTTGAATTTCTCCACGGTTTACTAGAAAGCATGGCAAGAATTGAAGCTCAAGGCTATCGTCTGCTCGAATCCTTTGGAGCAACACCATTGAAGCAAGTTTTAACCGCAGGAGGAGGAGCCAAGAATAAGGCTTGGACGACTATACGACAACGACATCTAAAAGTCCCTGTTCGTTCTGCTGTTCAAACTGAAGCGGCTTATGGAACTGCTTTACTAGCAAGGAGAGGATTACTCTAAATTTCAGCAACAACAGATAAAATGAATTTATAGAGAGAGTAATTGCGATGACACCGGAAGAAATTCAAAGAACGATCGAGCAAATGTTAGCTGTGCAGCGAGAGTTACAGGAAACTCAATTGCGACAACAAAACCAGATTGAGAACCAGATCATGCCCACGATTGGTCAACTTCTGGAGACGCAGCGGGAACTACAGAATAGTCAAATCCAACAGCGTGATGAAATCGATCGCATGATTCGATTGGTCGATCGATTAATTAGATATTCGATCACAAATGAGTCAGATCATCTCTCTTTAGAAGAACGCATGACCGCACTAGAACGACGGGTAAGACGATTAGAACCAGAGAACTAATTCCCTTTAATCTACATAACCCAATCCCCAGATCATTGCATTAGAAATGATCCAAGTGACAATGAATACAACCAACCCAAAGCCAGCATAGAGCCTGATTTCTGAGAAGTGCAGCCAGCCGAAGAAAAACGTTAACAGTCCTGCCGCGATCGCAATTCCCGTCATCGACCACTGCAATCGATCCTCTCCTACACCGTGTAAGAAGAAATTCCGCTGCGGATATTGTTCTCTCAAGGTCGCGATTTGGTCTGGACTCAATCCTAAAGTGTTATCGCTTGAAATCACAGGCATCCATCCGCCAATAATCATTCTGTGGAAATCTCCCCCACAGCTTGCAGTCCGACCCGCGTAGGACAATCTACACTGCTTCACTTCAGACTGTACAGAAGTCATCACCAGTTCTAAGGGTCGATCGAAGAATGAGATTCGGCAGAAATCACGAGACTGCATTTGTGTACAGGTGAAGGCTTGTCCTGGAATGAACAGCGATCCAATCTGTAATCCTGCCACTCTTCCGCCCACAGGCATTGGAGCATGGAAGATGAGCTGAATCATGAAGACGTTAACGAGAACGACGAAAAGAGCGATCGTACTGTGCAAGAGAAAGCGAATCGATCGACGCATAGACCTAGTCCGCGAAAAGTAATCTTTTGGATTAACGTTCCCGCTCTAAAGTTCCACCCTTCATCAAATTTTCAAATTGAAACTATACCAGCAGCAACAATAGTGCAGGCGTGATACCTGTAACCAGTGCACTGATCGCAATTATCATCCCATCTTTTTCAATCAAGCCGAGACAGATGAAAACAATCACGATCGCAGGCAGCATATTTCCAAATGGAATCGGCAACGCAATGATAATACTCAGGAGCAACACCATCAACCCGATTCCCCGTTCCGCTTCGGGTGTGGTCAAGAACGACCAGCGCGGCTCAACAAAGTGCTCTAACTTTTCAAGAAACGGAATCGCCGCAGCAATAATCCGCTCACAATGTTCGCGTTTGAATGGATGATCGAGGACTTGCTCTGGCAGCCAGGGTTGTTGGAATCCAAGCACCATCTGACCAGAGACAAGGATCAAAGGCATCGCAACCAAAGCAGAAATGCCAGCGAGTGGAAGCGGTAAAGCTTCAGGTAGTGCACAAATGATTAGCGTTGGACCAAATGCTCGATCGCCCAGTTCATTCAATAGGTCGCGCAATCGAATCTCATCGCTGGGATGCTGCTCTAGAAATCGCTGTAATAGTTGAGAAATTCGCTCTAGAGGCTGTTCTGAAGGTTGAACGATCGCAGATCCTGAATTCATCTCGATCGCTGAAAACAGACGAGACTCGATCGTAGAAGTTGGCAACGAGGGCGCATAAGTAACGACGATCGAGCCAATACGATCGTTAATCCGAACGTCCTGGACAAAATCAAGCTGTTTTAGAACAGACTGAAGCTGATGAGCATAGTCTTTATCTGAGCGAAGACGAGGAATACGGAAGCGATACCGTCCTGCGGTTTGATGCACAATTTGATAGTGAATTTGTTCGATCGTGCTGCCTAAATCGCGCTGGAGAGGAATGGCACGAACTGGGGAACCGTTTGCTTGTAGATTGATATCGGCGGCAGTCATGACTTCTCCCTGTTTAAAGAACAAGTTTGCAATTTAATGAACTTCTCACCCACGATTTGGAGTCTGAGCGCATGTTCTAAAGGGAGCTGTTCATCGCCTGATTCACTTGAGTCTATCTTTATTCAGATCCGACTGAAACCGAACAGTCTCAAGATAGATCTCAACTTAAAAAGATCTCTCTTCATGGGCATAGGCAGATTAAATTTTTCTGATAAGCTCGACAACATTAATTTGATTGTTACTTCGGCAAGATTTAGTTTGAAGCGATTGAAGTTTGGTTTCCTGAACCCTCTATCTAAAGGAGAACTGTATGATTTCGACGCTGCTCCCTCAACCCCGAACTCGCCTCAAACGAATTAAAGCCTTTCAAAATGCCTATCTTATTTTTAATCCGGTAGCGGGTGGGGCGAACGTCGATCGAGAACTTAAAACGATTGAATCTTTGCTCAAACCGCATCTCAATCTCACAGTTTGGCTCACAACTCCAGAGCGAGACGCGGCAGATTTAGCAAAACAAGCTGTTGCGGAGGGTGCAGATTTAATCATTGCAGCGGGGGGAGACGGGACAGTATCAGCGGCTGCCAGTGCAGTAATTCATACAGAAGTCACTTTAGCAGTGATTCCACGTGGAACAGCGAACGCATTTGTGAATGGGCTAGGTTTACCAAATACGTTAGAAGAAGCGTGTATTGCCATTCTCCAAGGAGCAACGCGCACGATCGGAACGGTCAAATGTAACGATCAATTGATGCTGTTATTAGCTGGAATTGGGTTTGAAGCAGAAACCGTACAAGCTGCTGATCGAGATCTAAAGAACCAATTCGGAATGCTGGCTTATATTCTTGCTGGATTGAAACAACTGCAACGCCCACAGCAATTTGAAGCTCGGCTAGAGACAGAACAACAAACGATCACTGTTCCAGCGATCGCACTAACGGTCGCGAGTATTGCTCCGCCGACTTCGATCTTGGCACAGGGCAGTGGAGAACTTCGCCCGGATGATGAACTGTTCGACATTACGATCGTGTCACCGACTTCTGCCCTTGAGGTTTTGACTTCAGCGATCGACTTATTTACAAATGGTCTAGTTCAGAGTCCCAGCGAAAACGAGCATATTGGCTATCTAAGAGCGAGTAAAGTCACAGTCACAACTAATCCGCCCCAGCAAATTGCTCTGGATGGTGAGGTGTTCGGCACGACTCCTGCCACCTTTGAAATGATGCCGCAAAGTCTGACGGTTGTAATGGACTATCGCAAGTTTATGGCAGAGCAGCAAAAACTTGTGGATTTGCCTGGCGTTGAGATTGTGAGCAAGCAGGAGCATCCTGATCTCGTTTTGCACCATTTTATCCCTGTGAATCTGCTCGATGTGCTAGGTGAGCAATTGCTCGAAGTCAGTCAAGCAACTGTAACTTTATGGCACAAAGTAACAACTGCGATCGCTCACACAAGTCATGCACTAATAGAGTTTATTGCTCAAACGTTTTATCGACTGCTATGGGGTGTCGATCGTGTTCTCGAAGCAATGTTCAATTCCGTAGAAAAATTGCTTACCGGACAGTCTACTAACCGCTCCAGCCCCTCTACTACTTACGGAATTCGCATCGCTCATAAAACGAGTGGACGAATTCGAGTCAAAGTTTCTCGATTGTCGAAGAATCCTGCGGTGTGCGATCGAATTCATCTGAACCTTCATCAACTCGTGGGAGTTCAATCGGTCACGATCAATCCGGTCGCGGACTCGATCGTAATTTACTTCGATCCAAAGTTACCGCTTGCTGACATAGAGCAGGACATTCTCACAGCGATCGCGGATTCGAGTGATTTAACGATCGTAGAGCCTATAACCAAAGAGCCTCAAGCCTCGAATCCAGTGGCTCAAATCATTGATCAAGCCTCTCAGCAAATCAAGCACCTGAGCGATCAGGCAATGAATCAGATCAATCAAGTTCTAGAAAAGCCGGTTCCTCTGGCAGCGGATTCTGCGGCAGGAGTAGCAGGAGCCGCAGCGGGATTCGCGATCGGCGAGGTCGTCGGGGGATCGATCGGGGCATTTTTTGGTCCGGGCGGCGTGATTGCAGGAGCAGAAGCAGGAGCGTGGCTCGGTCAAGTGGTGGGCGGACAAGGAACGAGACAGATTTCCCATCAATTGCTTAAGCCTGATGAATCGGAGCCGGGTGAAGAACCAGCTTAGGCAGAAGGCTTCTCGGTCATTGAGCACAGTCTTTGATAAGAGGATGTTTGAAAAGCATCAGAAAATCTTCTCGCTTCGTTCTCGATCGCCCTGGAATGGAATTCTACCCTGTACACACAAGTCCTGGATCAGCTTCGTTTCAATCGGCTTCAGCCCCCTAAATCCCCCATTCTGGGGGACTTTGAGCCAGAAGAAGTTCTCTAATTCCAGTGGTGCTTCAGATTCAAAGTCCCCCAATTTTGGGGGATTTAGGGGGCGAAGGATCTAGGCAACGACACGATTAACCGACTCGTGTATCCAGGCTAGAATTCCATTCCAAGGCGGATGAGTGCAATGAACGATTACTTCTCAAACATCCTCTAAGGTTTCACAGCCGTTTGACAAGTGGTTGAATCAGTCTGAACAGGCGGCATCAAAGCCACAACATGCGGAACCGGACGCGGCGTGTAGCTCATCATCGATTCGCCTTTGTACACCAGAGATGCACTCGCACCAGAATCGAGCATCACCGCTTCTTTCAATCCTGCTTTGGATAGCGCTTCCCCTAGTGCGACTGAGTTCACATAGTCACCCGATACCCCGACTAAAGGACGATCGGCTTGATCAATTCCCCAAAACGCTCGATCGCGTTCTGCATCAAATCCAAACAATCCTCGAAATGTCTCTGCGGATTGGGGTTGCCCCTCTTTCACAAGCCATGCTCCTGCAACAAAAGCATCCTTGGCATCGCTCATTTCTGAAAGAATTCCTTCGCGAGTATTGTGTTTGAGCGGATCGAATGGAACGAACTTAATTGTGCGATCGCTAATTAATACCAAAGGTCGCCCTTCGAGTTTTGCCAATGTTCCTTGAGGAGCCGCTGCAAACGTTCCCGAATAACCACTCATTACGGGACCAATCATCTTGTTCGAGTCGAGCATTTCCAGCGAAAAGAAGCCCCCATCGACGGCTGCGATCGCAGGCGTACCTTCCATGATTTCGCCCACTTGGTATCGAGTTTTGGCATGAATCGTCGTCGGCTTTCCGCCTGCTGCCATAATCAACGGCACTTTCCCGATCGTGGTTTTGATCAATTCCACAGGCGCACTAAAGTTCTTACCGTCTTGCATAAATGCGATCGGAGGTCCACCACTGGCAACTTCTAGCACCTTCTCAATTTGAGATTGTCCAATCCGCGAAATGTTGAACAGATTCTCAGATTCTGCGGCAAATAGATTCGCTTCATCGCTCATTGTCCAAGCGGCTTGATAGCCTGCTGCGATCGCGGCTTGTTGAACTCGTTCATCATTTTTGCCTTCAGGATAGACAAAATACTTGATCGGAATGCCGAGATTGGTTTCTAGCGATCGCTTAGATTCGGTCATCTCGAACGCTAACTTGGCATCGTCTTTGATCTCGCGCAGATCGGCGGGATGGTTCACGCTATGAGAAGCGATCGTCACTAACGGATCAGCCGCCATTTCTTTCACTTGTGCCCAATTCATCCCCGGACGACCTCTCGGTTTATCAATCTTGGCAGGATAAATCGAGAATGCCGCTGGATAGCGATACTTTTTCATCAACGGATAGACATATTTGTAATGTCCTAAGTAACCATCATCGAATGTGAGTACGATCGGTTTCGGAGGCAGTGGAATTCCGGTTTTGAGATGTTCAACCAACTGATCCAAACTGATCGGAGTCAGTCCGTTTTTTTGAATCAGTTGAAAATGAGCCTCTAATTCTTCAGGCGTGACATCAAAAAAAACTTCTTTCTGAGCAATGATGTCGTGATACATCATGATTGGAACTTTCGCCAATCGAGCACGGGGATTGATTTCGGGAGAGGGCACTTCAGCAAATTCCGTTTTCCAAGCCTCCGCGAACCGTTTCGATTCAGCATTAAACGTCACAGGCTTGAAATCAGTTGGAACCGAAGTCGAAGCTTGATACCCGATTTGAGTGCCTTGGGAGCACACAGGCGCGATCGCAACATTCAAGCTCGATTGCAGCGTCGGAGGCTTCTCAGCGA
Coding sequences within it:
- a CDS encoding polysaccharide deacetylase (similar to AA sequence:cyanobase_aa:LBDG_26020), with translation MKLSPWNRLLSFSKRVAPRSKWKRLTLGLLSFAATVSIAACSGLDTTQMTTLTPPLLNVAEKPPTLQSSLNVAIAPVCSQGTQIGYQASTSVPTDFKPVTFNAESKRFAEAWKTEFAEVPSPEINPRARLAKVPIMMYHDIIAQKEVFFDVTPEELEAHFQLIQKNGLTPISLDQLVEHLKTGIPLPPKPIVLTFDDGYLGHYKYVYPLMKKYRYPAAFSIYPAKIDKPRGRPGMNWAQVKEMAADPLVTIASHSVNHPADLREIKDDAKLAFEMTESKRSLETNLGIPIKYFVYPEGKNDERVQQAAIAAGYQAAWTMSDEANLFAAESENLFNISRIGQSQIEKVLEVASGGPPIAFMQDGKNFSAPVELIKTTIGKVPLIMAAGGKPTTIHAKTRYQVGEIMEGTPAIAAVDGGFFSLEMLDSNKMIGPVMSGYSGTFAAAPQGTLAKLEGRPLVLISDRTIKFVPFDPLKHNTREGILSEMSDAKDAFVAGAWLVKEGQPQSAETFRGLFGFDAERDRAFWGIDQADRPLVGVSGDYVNSVALGEALSKAGLKEAVMLDSGASASLVYKGESMMSYTPRPVPHVVALMPPVQTDSTTCQTAVKP
- a CDS encoding exopolysaccharide synthesis ExoD (similar to AA sequence:cyanobase_aa:Cyan7425_2728) codes for the protein MTAADINLQANGSPVRAIPLQRDLGSTIEQIHYQIVHQTAGRYRFRIPRLRSDKDYAHQLQSVLKQLDFVQDVRINDRIGSIVVTYAPSLPTSTIESRLFSAIEMNSGSAIVQPSEQPLERISQLLQRFLEQHPSDEIRLRDLLNELGDRAFGPTLIICALPEALPLPLAGISALVAMPLILVSGQMVLGFQQPWLPEQVLDHPFKREHCERIIAAAIPFLEKLEHFVEPRWSFLTTPEAERGIGLMVLLLSIIIALPIPFGNMLPAIVIVFICLGLIEKDGMIIAISALVTGITPALLLLLV
- a CDS encoding diacylglycerol kinase, catalytic region (similar to AA sequence:cyanobase_aa:PCC7424_0227); its protein translation is MISTLLPQPRTRLKRIKAFQNAYLIFNPVAGGANVDRELKTIESLLKPHLNLTVWLTTPERDAADLAKQAVAEGADLIIAAGGDGTVSAAASAVIHTEVTLAVIPRGTANAFVNGLGLPNTLEEACIAILQGATRTIGTVKCNDQLMLLLAGIGFEAETVQAADRDLKNQFGMLAYILAGLKQLQRPQQFEARLETEQQTITVPAIALTVASIAPPTSILAQGSGELRPDDELFDITIVSPTSALEVLTSAIDLFTNGLVQSPSENEHIGYLRASKVTVTTNPPQQIALDGEVFGTTPATFEMMPQSLTVVMDYRKFMAEQQKLVDLPGVEIVSKQEHPDLVLHHFIPVNLLDVLGEQLLEVSQATVTLWHKVTTAIAHTSHALIEFIAQTFYRLLWGVDRVLEAMFNSVEKLLTGQSTNRSSPSTTYGIRIAHKTSGRIRVKVSRLSKNPAVCDRIHLNLHQLVGVQSVTINPVADSIVIYFDPKLPLADIEQDILTAIADSSDLTIVEPITKEPQASNPVAQIIDQASQQIKHLSDQAMNQINQVLEKPVPLAADSAAGVAGAAAGFAIGEVVGGSIGAFFGPGGVIAGAEAGAWLGQVVGGQGTRQISHQLLKPDESEPGEEPA